The DNA segment CTAAAAATTCAATGCTCCCTTTTTCAGTAATTTTTGCAAGGCATACCTCTGTTGTTGAGTTGCCTATGTCGACTCCAGCTATAACTGCCATCTAAATCACCTATTCTGTACGTAATCTATTCCTGCGCTTATATACCTCAGCAGCTTCTTTTATGAAACCAGCATTAATCTTTGCACTATACTTGTTTTCTAGTTCACCTGCTATATCTAGAAGCTCATTTTCTGTTGAACGGTATGGACGCAAGGCATTATAGATTTCCAATATTCTTTCATCTGGAATGCGGGTTAGCTCTGCAGCCCTGCGCAAATTGTTGGCAAACTGAGGTCTATTTACACCTTCGGCTATCTCTGCCTGCATAAGCAATGTTTCCCCTGTGATTCTAAGATCATCCGATGTTATCTCACCAGTTAAAACATTATTTAGTGTAATACTTGCCAGATTTTTCCCCCTGGGAGTTTTTACAAGATCGGGTCTTTTAGTGGCAAGGGGATAGTCTCTATCTGGATTGAGGTCCCTTTGATTGGCAGTATTTGTTGATGTTTCTGAAGTATCTGCTTTTACCTGGTCACTTCCCAGGCCCAGCTTCATCAGGGTTTCACGTATCATATCTTCTATTAACTTTTCTTGTTTCACGGCAACCACCTCCCTTTAATTAAACTGTACCTTCAGCTCTTCTGACCTAGCTCCCATTTCTACATGTCCGGTTTCCATTATATGTAAAACAGCTGCTTTGGCCTGATATCTAGGTCTGGCCATTTGGTCGTTTTTAACAGGTACCGGATTAGGAGACTCACCTTTGGCGTATTTGGCTGCATTCTTGCCTATTGCCCTGTATTCACTTAACTCCAGCAGGGGTGCCTGGGGAAATAGCTCCAGATTGGAAAGGGGTGCCAAATCCCTTTGATGAATTACAGTTGTTCCCTTGGATTGGATTCCAACAGCTACCCCTGAGCCTGACAATTTAGCCCCTTCGTGGGCTATAAAAGCCACATCTGATGTCTTCTTAACCCTTATAACCCTTACCCCTAAACCCTCTTCTTCAATGCCGGCAAAAATTTCTCTTAACACCTTATCATGTGGAATATTGGTAATTGTCTCAGTTTGATGAAGGCCAAAAGCCGGAGAAAGGGCAACCACAACTTCATCCTTTTTTGTACCCATCTGGGCAGGGCCTATGACTTTAAAGGTGAGATTATTTCCCGTATAATTATACGCCTTGAAGCTGCTTTCACTTTCCTGCATGCGCCTGATAACCTGTGCCGCTATTTCTCTTATCATTTGTTCACTAATCTGCATTTTTATTCACTCCTTTTTACAAAATCCAAAGGGTATCTATTTAACCTTTAGAGCAGCACTAATATTTTTAATTTCTTCCCATCTTTCATCACTCATGCGATAGCCGGAGCCTGGTCCCTGGTAGTCATTTTTATCATTAACCGCACTAATGACGTTAAAGGACGCATCCAAAATCGCAGAAGTATGCAGGTAATCACCTGATACTCGCTGTTTAAGCATTCCCAAAACATTTTCGGCTGCATCACTAAAACCACCCTTTGCAAGGGCCTTGGCTATGTCAAGACCAGTAATTCCCCTTTTCATCATGTCTTCTGCAGCTTTTAGGTCCTCAACCACATTACGCTTTGGCATATCCTTGCTGCCATGGGCATATGTGGCCGCTTCAACTTCCTCATCCGAAATCTTTGGAAAACCAAGTTCTTTAAACACAACCTGGAGAGCTCGTGCAGCCTTGTTTCTAATGCTGACTATTTCTTCTTCTGTAACAGGCTTAAGGCCACCATCAACTTTTAGGTCCCTCTGAAGAACTAAGTAATCATCAAAGTCATCGGAATCAAAGTTAGAACCAGCAAACATATTGTCATAATTTGGTACTGCACTAAAACCTGAAAATATGAAATCTGTGCCGGGAAGAAACTGCATCATGGTCCTAGCCGTTCTTCTAATATCGGAGTGGGAAAAAGTCTGGTCATTTCCTGAAGCAACCTCTAAATCCAGCATGGTAGTAACCAGATTTTCTGCTAGCACAGCCCTGATACCTGAGGGGACAGCACCAGGTACACCTATACAGCTGATTGAACCGTTTTGGAGACCCTGAACTCCTGCAGCTTTTGAAAGCATCACGCAGCGGACCTCTAAATATAACATTGATTTGCCT comes from the Desulfitibacter alkalitolerans DSM 16504 genome and includes:
- a CDS encoding diol dehydratase small subunit, translated to MKQEKLIEDMIRETLMKLGLGSDQVKADTSETSTNTANQRDLNPDRDYPLATKRPDLVKTPRGKNLASITLNNVLTGEITSDDLRITGETLLMQAEIAEGVNRPQFANNLRRAAELTRIPDERILEIYNALRPYRSTENELLDIAGELENKYSAKINAGFIKEAAEVYKRRNRLRTE
- a CDS encoding propanediol/glycerol family dehydratase medium subunit; the encoded protein is MQISEQMIREIAAQVIRRMQESESSFKAYNYTGNNLTFKVIGPAQMGTKKDEVVVALSPAFGLHQTETITNIPHDKVLREIFAGIEEEGLGVRVIRVKKTSDVAFIAHEGAKLSGSGVAVGIQSKGTTVIHQRDLAPLSNLELFPQAPLLELSEYRAIGKNAAKYAKGESPNPVPVKNDQMARPRYQAKAAVLHIMETGHVEMGARSEELKVQFN
- a CDS encoding propanediol/glycerol family dehydratase large subunit, with the protein product MKRSKRFQVLAERAVNKDGFVHEWPEVGLIAMGSPNDPKPSIKIENNVIVELDGKTRDRFDMIDQFIADYAIDISIAEEAMSYDDIVIAKMLCDISTPRKDVVRLVRGLTPAKITSIMDKLNVVEMMMALQKMRARKTPSNQCHVTNVADNPVLIAADAAEASYRGFDEMETTVGVVRYAPFNALSLQVGGQVGRGGVLTQCALEEATELLLGMRGITTYAETISVYGTEQVFVDGDDTPWSKGFLASAYASRGLKMRFTSGTGSEVQMGNAEGKSMLYLEVRCVMLSKAAGVQGLQNGSISCIGVPGAVPSGIRAVLAENLVTTMLDLEVASGNDQTFSHSDIRRTARTMMQFLPGTDFIFSGFSAVPNYDNMFAGSNFDSDDFDDYLVLQRDLKVDGGLKPVTEEEIVSIRNKAARALQVVFKELGFPKISDEEVEAATYAHGSKDMPKRNVVEDLKAAEDMMKRGITGLDIAKALAKGGFSDAAENVLGMLKQRVSGDYLHTSAILDASFNVISAVNDKNDYQGPGSGYRMSDERWEEIKNISAALKVK